From the genome of Acidimicrobiales bacterium:
GCTGATCGACGTCGGCCGCGTCGTGCTCGCCATGGAGGCGGCGGGGTTCGAAGTGCGCGACGTCGAGTCGCTGCGAGAGCACTACGCCCTCACGCTGCGCGCCTGGGTCGCCAATCTCGAAGCGAGCTGGAGCCGCGCCGTCGAACTCGTCGGCGAGACGCGCGCCCGCGTGTGGCGGCTCTACATGGCGGCTTCGGCCGTCGGCTTCGAGGACGGCGGGCTCGGCCTGCACCAAGTGCTCGGCGTCGTGCCCGATGCTGACGGCAACAGCGGCATGCCGCGCACCCGCGACGTTTGGTCCGCGTCGTCTACTGGGCCGAAGGCGTAAACGTCAGCGGCAGCTTGGCCGGCCCCCAGATGCCGATGTTGGCGGCCTTCCATTCGATCTCGTCGTAGGTCGCCAGGTTCGGCATGCGCCGCGACAGGATCGTGAGGGCTTCCTGCAACTCGGCGCGCGCCAGGTTGGCGCCCATGCAGAAATGGATGCCCGAGCCGAAGGTCATCTGCGGCTTCTCGTTGACCCGCGTGATGTCGAAGCGGAACGGGTCGGGGAACACGTCCTCGTCGTGGTTGGCGCTGCCCAGGCTCGTGCCGACGAGCGTGCCGGCCGGGAACAGCACGCCGCGGTACTCGATGTCTTCGGACGCGACGCGGGCCGTGCCGCGCACGGCGCCGAGCATGCGCATGGTCTCTTCGACCGCGCCGGTGGCGAGCTCGGGCCGCTCGGCCAGCAGCGCCCACTGGTCCGGGTGACGGGTGAACAACGCCACCGAGCACGCCAGCTGGTTGCGGGTGGTGTCGGTGCCCGCCATCAACACGGCATCGGTCATCATCACGAGCTCGCTCGTCGACATGCGATCGCCGTCTTCTTCCGCCGCGATGAAGTCCGACAGCAGGTCGTCGCCTGGCGTCGAGCGGCGCTGGGCGATGAGGTCGGTGACGTAGGAGTCGAGCGCTTCGCTGGCGGCCTGGATGAGTGGGCCGTCCTTCTCCCACTCGCCGTTGAAGATGCGGAAGATGTCGGTGGCCCAGTCGGAGAACAGCTTCCAGTCCTGCTTCGGCGCGCCGAGCAGCTCGCAGATGATCGGGATCGGATACGGCTCGCACACGTCCTCGATCAGCTCGCAGCGTCCCGCCGCCGCCACCTTGTCGACGAGCCCGTTGATGACGTCGCGCATGAAGGGCCGCAGGCGGTCGGCCGACTTCGGGGTGAAGGCCGGCGCGGCGAGGCGGCGCAGGCGCGAGTGGTTCGGGCCTTCCATCGTCAGAATCGACTGCTCGCGCGGCCGGTTCATCTCGGGCATGGCGTCGGTCATGGTGGCGACGGCCGAGTGCCAGCGGCGGTCGCGCAGGATCGCGACGACGTCCTCGTAATGGGTGACGGAGTAGCCGAAGGTGTCGAGGAACACGTTCTTCGCCAGCCAGTGCTGGGCGCGCGCCGTGGCCAGCTTTGCCTGCGCCTCTTCGCCCACCGACCCCATCAAGTCGACTTCAGGAAGTTCCAGTTCGTCGATGCGCGTCACCATCCGGTCAAACTAACGCCGTGACGGGCCTCGAAGCGCTGGCGGTGGTCGCCGCCGGTATGGGCGCCGGGGCCGTCAACGCCATCGCCGGATCCGGCAGCCTGATCACGTTCCCGACGCTGTTGGGCGTCGGCTTCTCGCGGGTGACGGCCAACGTCTCCAACAACATCGGTCTCGTGCCCGGGTCGATCAGCGGGGCCTACGCCTACAAGGACGAACTGCGAGGCCAGGCGCACCGCACCCGCCGCGTCGGCATCGGTTCCGCGCTCGGGAGCATCACCGGCGCCGTGCTGCTGCTCACCCTGCCCTCGAAGGTATTCGACAACGTCGTGCCCATACTCGTCATCGGCGCCGCGCTGCTGATGCTGTTCCAACCGTGGGTGACGGCGCGGGTGGCCGCGGCGCGCGCCGCCCGCGGCACGACGCATCACAGCGAGAACCTCGCCGCGGTGTTCTGTTTTCTCGCCGGCATCTACGGCGGCTACTTCGGCGCCGCCCAAGGCATCATCCTGCTCGCCACCCTCGGCGTGCTGCTGCCCGACGAGTTGGCGCGCACCAACGCGCTGAAGAACGTGCTGGCGCTCACCGTGAACGGCGTCGCGGCGGTGATCTTCCTCTTCTCGGGTCACGTGTCGTGGCTCGTCGTCGCGCTCATCGCCGGTGGCTCGGTAGTCGGGGCGCGCCTCGGCGCCATGGTCGGCAAGCGCGTCCCCGTGCCCTTGCTGCGCGGCTTCATCGTGGTGCTCGGTCTCGGGGTGGGTGTCAAGCTGTTGCTCGCATGAAAATCCGCATCGGCATCGGGATGGGTTCGCTCAGCGGGGCCCTCGACGGCGAACGCTTCGGCGCCATGGTCGACGACCTCGAGCGGCTGCGCTTCGACTCGCTGTGGCTGTCGGAGCGGGCGACGGGTCACGCGCCCGACCCGATGATCGGCTTGGCCGTCGCCGCCGGCCGCACCAAGAAGCTCAAGCTGGGTACCAGTGTGCAGGTGCTGTCGGGACGCAACCCGGCGCTGGTGGCCAAGGAGTGGGCCAGCCTCGACCGGCTGTCGAACGGTCGGGCGCTGCCGGCCTTCGGCCTCGGCGTCGCCGACCCGAACGAGCAGCAGGCCTTCGGCATCGCCCGAGACCAGCGCGCCAGCTGGTTCGACGAAGCGCTGCCGCTGATCCGCCGCTTCTGGAGCGAAGCTGCGGTCGACCACGACGGCGAGCACTTCCACTACGCCGGACTCGCCATCGGTCCCAAGCCGGTGCAGTCACCGCCCGACGTGTGGCTCGGCGGCCAGGCGCCCTCGGAGCTGCGCCGCGTCGGCCGGCTCGGTGACGGCTGGCTGCCCAGCTTCTGCACCCCCGACGACGCCCAGGCGGGGCGTCCCGTCGTCGAGGAGGCGGCGGACAAGGCGGGGCGCGCCATCGATCCCGAGCACTTCGGCGCCCTCGTCATATACGTGCCGGGCGCCGAAGTGCCGCCGCTGCTCGCCGCGGTGGTCAACCGGCGCCGGCCCGACCTCGACCCGACGTCGGTGATACCCGCCGGCCACGCCGCCTTACGCCGCCAGCTCGAGGCCTTCGTCGAACGTGGTTTTTCGAAGCTCGTCGTCGTACCTGCGGGCGATCCAGCGTCGTGGACCGAGGAACTCGAAGCACTGGCGGCGGAGGTTCTCCCGCTTCAGGCCTGAAATGTGGGTAGGAACACCTCGGGCGATGACGGGAGATGATGGACACGGAGCTCGAACTCGCGGTGCCGGCACGCTTCCAACAGGTGGGAGCGCTGCGACGTGCGGCCAGTGCGTTTCTCGCCGGGACGACCGACGAGCGCCTGCGCCACACGCTGCTCCTCGTCGTGTCCGAGTTGTGCACCAACGCCATCGAAGCGGTGCAGAACGCGCACGACGAATTGACCCTGCGCATCCGCAACAGCGATCGCCATCTCATCATCGAGGTCGAAGATCGCGGCCCAGGGTTCAGCGCCGCCTTCGGGACTTGGGGAGCCGATGACGACGCCGAGCGCGGGCGAGGCCTGAACATCGTGCGCTCCTTGGTCGACGAGTTCGCCGTCGAGCGCGCACAGAACCGCACGACGGTGCGCTGTTCGCTGGCGCGCTAGGCGCCCGTCAGCAGGAAGCGGCTCTGCGAGCGCAGCAGGTCGACGGCCGCCGCCGGGGCCTTGGTCGGCGAACCGGCGTCGAAGGGCGGCTGCGGGTCGTATTCGATGCCGAGCTGAATCGTCTGGGCCACGAAGTCGCCCTGGAGCAGCGCGGCCAACGTGAGTGCCATGTCGATGCCCGACGACACGCCGGCGGCGGTGATGATCTTGCCGTCGACGACGACGCGCTCGAGCGTGGGCTCGGCACCGAACGTCTCGAGCGTGTCGAGCGCCAGCCAGTGGCTCGTGGCGCGCTTGCCCGCCAGCAGACCCGCGGCGCCCAGCAGCAGCGAGCCGGTGCACACCGACGTCGTCCACGTCGTGGTCTCGTGGGCGCTGAGCAACCACTGGCGAAAGCGTTGGTCGTCGCGCAACTGCTGCTCGCCGCGACCGCCGGGCACCACGACGATGTCGGGATGCGGCACGTCTTCGAGCCGGGCGTCGACGTTGATGCCGACGCCCGCGCCCTCCTCGGTGCGCACCACGCCGGTATGCAGGCCGACCCAGTGCGTCGACGCGTTCGGCAAGTGGGCGAGCACTTCGAACGGGCCGACGGCGTCGAGGGCCGCCATGTTTTCGAAGGCGACGATGGCGATCTGCGTACTCATGCGGCGAACCTCTTTCGGTAGTCGTTGGGGTTGGTGCGCACGATCCGCACGAAGGCGCGCCGCATCGTCTCGGCGGTGCCGAAACCGGCGGCGCGGGCGATGGCGTCGACGCCCTCGTCCGTTTCCTCGAGCAGCCGGCGCGCCGTTTCGATGCGCGCCTGCTCCACATAGCGCGCCGGCGTCATGCCGACCTCGTCACGAAAGCAACGGGCGAAGTTGCGCTCGCTCATGCCGACCCGGCGCGCCAGCGCCGCCACCGACAAGTCGGCGTCGGGATGCTCGGCGATGAAGTGCTGCGCGTCGCGCAGCGGGTCGCGCTGGGCCAGCTGCCCGGCGAGCTGGGCCGAGAACTGCGACTGGGAACCCGGGCGGCGCAGGAATACGACGAGCCGCCGGGCGACCGCCAGCGACGCGTCGCGGCCAAGGTCGTCCTCGACGAGCGCCAGTGCCATGTCCATCCCGGCGGTGACGCCGGCCGAGGTCACGACGTTGCCGTCGCGCACGAAGATCGGGTCGGGGTCGACGGTGACCCGCGGGTAGCGCCGCGCCAGCAGGTCGCAGGACTGCCAGTGGGTGGTCGCGCGCCGGCCGTCGAGCACTCCGGCCTCGGCGAGCAGGAACGCGCCGGTGCACACGCTCGTGACCCGGCGGCTGCGTCGGGCCAAGCGGCGCACATCCTCGATCAGCTTCGTGTCGCGCAGCGCGTCGGTGGTGCCGCCGCCGCCTACGACGACCAGGGTGTCGATCGCGCCGCGCGCCGCGCTGATGGTGTTGTCGACGCCGAAGCGCAGGCCGCTGCTAGCGACCACGTCGCGGCCCGACGACGAAACCACCTCGAAGCGGTAGTGGTCGGCGCCGGTCTCCCGGTTGGCGGTGGAGAACACCTCGACGGGACCGGTGACGTCGAGGCTTTGGATGCCGTCGAACACGACGACGACGATGCGTCTCGGGGCCATGGCCCTATCGTGCGCCCTGCCCCGGTTGGCGGCAAGGCGAATTACCCCACGATTTCAGCCAACCCGGAGTTCGTCACCTGATCGTCAGCACGCCTAGCGTCCGGGCGTGTCCGATGCGCCTTTTGACCTGAACGAAACGGACCGGCTGCTCTCGACGACGCGCAGCGTACGCAAGCGACTCGACCTCGAGCGGCCGGTCGAGCGCGGCGTCATCCTCGACTGCATCCGGCTGGCGCAGCAGGCGCCCACGGGCAGCAACATGCAGGGCTGGCGCTGGATGGTCGTCACCGACCCCGCCAAGCGCGCTGCCATCGCCGAGGCGTACAACGCCGTGGGCAAGGTGTACCTGTCGATGGCGGCGGGCAACGCCGACAACGACGAGCAGACGCGGCGGGTGTACGAGAGCGCGCTGCTGCTCACCGACATCCTCCCCCGGGTGCCCGTACACGTGATCCCCTGCATCGAAGGGCCGGTGAACCTGAGTTCGAACGGCGCCGCCGCGTCGGCGTACGGATCGATCATGCCCGCGGCGTGGTCGTTCCTCCTGGCGCTGCGGTCGCGCGGCCTCGGCTCGGTGTGGACCACGCTGCACCTGTTCAAGGAGGCCGACGTCGCCGCCCTCCTCGGCATTCCGGAGAACATGACCCAGGTGGCGCTGTTCCCCGTCGCCTACACCGTCGGCACGGACTTCAAGCCGGCGAAGCGCCCGCCCGCCGAAGACATCACCTACTTCGACACCTGGGGCGAATGATCCGCCACGAGGTGACCTTCGAGGTCACCGCTCCCCACTACAAGGTGTGGCGCATGTTCCACCCCAAGACGCCGGAGGGCGCCACCGTGCCGCGCACCTTCGAACACCCCAACGGCACCATCACGATCCTCAAGGACGGCGACGACGACGGCGCCGGTCTCGTGCGCACCGCCACCTTTCCGGTGCCGAAGTGGTTGCTCTCAGGCGGCGTCGCCGAGTCGTTCGAAGTCGTGGTCGAGGCGCGCAAGAACGAGTACGCCCGCTACGAAGCCGTCGGCAAGCCGCTGTGGTCGCGGACGTCGGGCTGGCACACCCTCGAGGCCGTCGACGACAACACCACCCGCCTTACCTTCGTCGAGGTCTACGAAGTGAAGAATCCCCTCCTACGGCGGCTGTTCGAAAAGCGCGTCCACGACTTCATCTCCCGCGACAACGACGACACGTACCGCACCGTCCTCGGCCACCTCGGCACCGTCACGCGCCTGCCCTGAGGAAGTCGTCTCGTGTCAGCACCTTCGCTGGCGGCGGCTTTGGCTTCGGCTCACCGGCTGCTTGTAGCCGCGCCACCAACGCCGGATCGCTGAACAACTCCGTCGGCGTTGTGAGCAGGCTCATCATGCGCGTCATCTGCACGGCCACTTCGGGGTCGTCCGACACCGTCGCCCGCCGCATCGACTGCAAATCGAACCCGCTCAGGTTCGCGGCCTCGGGCTTGTCGGTGAGCAACGACATCTCGTACCACGGCTCGACGCGCCGCTGGCTCGCCGCCTCGTAGTCCTCACCCCCTTCCAGCGCGTCGCGCACCAGCACCGCCTGCAACACCGCCAGCGACGACCCGCGGCCGTACAGCGGGTTGGTGCACGTGTGCGAGTCGCCGATGGCGAAGAAGCCGTCGAGCCGCGGGTAGCGGCGGATGCGGTTTATGAGACCGCCCATCGTCTGCACGCCGGTGAGTGGCTCGCCCTGCCGTTCGACGACCGGCCGCATCTCCTTGAACAGCGGCAGAACCGCTTCGAAGTGGTCCTCGTCGAGCAGGTGCGCCCGCAACTCCGCATCGTCGGCGGGCACCGCGAGCGTGGCCGAGTAGGCGCCGTTGTCGGCCCCGGCGACGACGAAGCCGAGCCCGGCCCGCCGCCCCCCGACGTATCCCATCGGCGCTTCGTCGGAGCGGTAGAACCGCGACAGGTAGATCGTGCCCGTCGGATGCTCTTCCTCTTCCACGTGCAGCCCGTGCTCGGCGAACCACGCCGGCGCGGCGCACCGCCGCCCGCTCGCCGCCACGACAACGTCGCCCTCGATCACGTCGCTGTGCAAGCGAATCCCACGCACCGCGCCGTCGCCCACCGCCAAGCCCTCGACGGCTGCGCCCGTCACGAACTCCACGCCGCGCTCGCCCAGTGCGCAGCGCCGCAGCACGAACTCGAGCGTCGTGCGCCGCGTCGCCAGCACCTGCAGGTCTTCCTTGTGGCGTTCGTAGTCGGCCACGTCGGGCGTGACGGCCGCTGGCAGCACGCTCACCTCGCGCACCCCCGCGTCGAGCAACGCTGTGAGTACGTCGGGGAAGTGGTCGCGCAGCGTCGCCCGGATGAGCGCCGGAAAGCCGTGGGTGTGGCGCACCTGCGGCGCCCCGCGCCGGTCCCACGCGAACGCCCCCTCGACGTCGCTCGGCATCGGCGTGTCGTCGCGCTCGACGACCACCACCTCGTACCCCGCCCGAGCCAACGCGATCGACGCCGTCAACCCGCCGATGCCCGCCCCGATCACGACCGCTCGCACGACCCTCAAACTAGGTTGCGCTCCGTGATCGTGGACGCCTGGGTCAACCTGTTTCCTGCGCGGTTCGCCGCGCAATGGGCGGCCCAGAAGGAGAACGCCGGCGCCGCCAACCTCTTCGGTGATCTCTCCAAGGGCAGCGAGGTCGACGGCCTCGTGGCCGCCATGGACGACGCAGGTGTCGACACCGGCGTGCTCACCAGCGGCCTGCGCGCCCCCGATGCCGCCCACCGCAAAGGCATGTTCGCCGCCGAGGACTTCCTCGCCGTCGCCGACGCCCACCCCGGCCGCTTCCTCGTAAGCGCCACGGTCGACAAAGCCGCCACGCCCACCGCCAACGCCGCGCGCGTGCGCGAGCTGGCCCAGCACGACCGCGTCGTCATGATCCGCGTGACCCCGCTCGTCGAGCAGTACGACCTCAATCACCGCCTCTACTACCCCGTGTACGCCGCGTGCGAAGAGGCCGGCCTGCCGGTGTCGATCAACATCGGCGTCCCCGGCCCGCAAGTGCGCTCGGCCTGCCAGCACCCGCAACTGCTCGAGGACATCCTCATCGACTTCCCCAACCTCGCCGTCGTCGGCGCCCACATGGGACATCCGTACGAGTCGCTCGTGATGCAGTACATGCTCAAGTGGCCGAACCTCTTTCTGATGACCAGCGCCTACCTCGCCACCTACATGGACCCGGCGCTGGTGTCGTTCATGAACTCGTCGCGGGGCCGTGGCCGCGTGTGGTTTGCCTCCGACCACCCCGTCCTGCCGACCAAGAAGGCGCTCGACGCCGCCCGCGCCCTGCCGCTCTCCGACGAAGCGATGTCGGAGTTCCTCGGCGCCTCGGCGGCGCGCGTGCTGGCGCGGCACTAGCCGACCACCGCATCGGGCGCGCGAGCGCGTCGCGACTCCCAGTGCCATCCCTGCTCGTCGTGCCAGAGGTCGTAGAGGCGCGCCGTTTTCAGCCGGTGGTGGTACGGGCACAGCCAGCCAAGATTCGCCAGCGTCGTCGGCCCGCCGTCACGCCGCTCGTGGGTGTGATCGATCTGAAGCCGTTTCGTCCGCCCGCACCCCGGCACCGAGCAACACACGCCGATGCTCTCGAGCGCGTCGCGTATTCGCTTCGGGATGTACTTCTTGTAGGTGATGATCTTCGAGGCGTCGATCACCTCTTGCACGAGCGTGTCCTTCTCCTGGAGCGCCTCGTCGAGCACCGACAGCGGTACGTGGTCCCCTTCGGCCGTCTCGCACTTCTCGTCCGGCAGCAAATAGCCGCGCTCGACGGCTTCCTTGGTCGCGATGAGCCGCACCACCGTGCGCGGCCCGCGCCTGCGCCCACCGAGGTCGCCGATCATCCCGGCGAGCGCGTCGGCCAGGCGGTGCTCCAACGTGTCGGGTGTGCCTCCGCCCCGCGCCTGCTCGCGGAAGAGTCGCTGCGCCCGCGCCTCGAGTTCGGCGACGAGCTTGGCGCCGAGAAGCGGCTCGAGCGCGAACGAGCCGCGGGTCATGCCGAGCCGGTCTTTCCACGTGCGCATGAATCGCGCGGCGCGCTGGCGCGCCGCCAACGACGAATCGTCGCTCGCCTCGCGCCTCACCCGCTCACACTCGTTCAGCAACTCGGTCGTCGACGCCCGCGCGGCGAGCTCGAGCAACGAATCCTCGGCGTCGGGATTCGCCGCCACCGCGTCGGCGATCGCACCCGCCTGCGTGGGGGAGAGCTTGCCGCGGTCGAAGGCGTCGCGCGTCTTGCCCTTCGCCTGGCGCGCTGCCTTCGTCTGCTTGCGCGCCGCTCCCGTGGGCACGCCCGACGAGTCGGCAACGATTCCCTCGGCATCGAGACCCACGTCCTCGGCGCGCGCCGCCGTGAGTAACTTCTGGGCGCACGCCAGTTTCTCGATCGCCGCCCACTCCTCGATGGCGCGCGTCGCAGCCAGCGGAGACAGCAGCGCCGGATCGAATTCGTCGGCGGTCTTCTCCACCAGCTTGCGCAACCCGGAAACGAGAAACTCGTTCACGCGCGACTCCTTGAGCAGGAATCGGACGACCTAGGCAGTCCCCGAACGAACTGCGATACACGGCATCGTACAGAGGGGGTGTAACACCGAAATTGGACGCGGCGTGGGCCCTTCAGCCGACACCGTGCTAGGCCGATAGGCCGATGGTGACGGTGAAGCGGCGGTTGCTCGTCCTCGCGGTGGCGCTGGCCGTCGTCGGCACGTTCATCGTGGTACAGCCGCACAAGCAGCCCCGCACCTTCACGTCGGTCGCCGCCCGCGTGCGCAAGCGCACCACGACCACTACCCGTCGCACCACCACCACCACGAGCAAGCCGACGACGACGACGATCACTACCCGTCGCACCACCACCACCACGAGCAAGCCGGCGACGACCACCACGACCCGCCCGTCGACCGGCGCCTGCACCGTCTTCCCCGCAGACAGCGCGTGGAACACCGACATCTCGAACTACCCCGTCGACCCGAACTCGGCGAACTACATCGCCTCGATCGGAGCGTCGACCAACCTGCACCCCGATTTCGGCACGTCGTGGAACGGCGCGCCCATCGGCATCCCCGACGTGCACGTCGGCGCCGGCCAGCCGCTCGTCCCCGTCAGCTTCGACTACGCCGACGAGAGCGATCCGGGTCCCTACCCCATTCCACCGAACGCGCCGGTCGAGGGCGGCGACGCGTCGAGCGGCGACCGCCACGTGATCGTCGTGGACGACGCGCACTGCGCGCTCTACGAGATGTGGGACTCGCACAAGAACGCCGACGGCAGCTGGCACGCCGGCTCGGGCGCCAAGTTCGACCTGCGTTCCAACGCGCTGCGTCCCGACTACTGGACCTCCGCCGACGCCGCCGGACTTCCCATCTACGCCGGCCTCGTCCGCTACGACGAAGTGCGCGCCGGCGTCATCAAGCACGCACTGCGATTCACCGTCGCCCATACGCAGCGCGGCTTCATTCACCCCGCGACGCACTACGCCAGCTCGTCGACTGACGCCAACCTGCCGCCGATGGGTTTGCGGTTACGCATGAAGGCGTCGTACTCGTGCGCGGCCTACAGCGCGGACGTCCAAGTGATCTGCGCGGCGTTGAAGCGCTACGGAATGATCGTCGCCGACAACGGCTCGAACTGGTACGTGTCAGGCGAACACGACGACCGTTGGAACGACGACGCCCTCGGCGACCTCAAGCGCATCCCGGGTTCGGTGTTCGAAGCGGTGTCCACTGGCTCCGTCATCCGCTGATCGGCGTATTACTTTGTAGTAACCGGACACTTTCTCGGGTTTGGTCAAGCATTTTGACCGGCCGTGACACCAAACCTTCACTATGCCTTTGTTGACGACTGACTAGTCCGTCCGTACTCTTCCATCGCAAGTGCGGGGCAGCACGAATTTGAAGCACGCCTAACCGCGCTCGTGCAACACCTTGCTTGGGGAAGCTGAGGGAAAACTTTCGGGTCGGAGACTTGGACTGACAATGGCGTCGGCCCGAGTTAGTTGCACATCCATACAAACCCAAATCCAAACCACACAGAGGGGCAATACCTTGATCAAGGACATGAAGCGGATGCGGAATGAGCGTGGCTTCACGCTCATCGAGCTCCTCGTCGTCATCGTTATCCTCGGCATCCTGGCCGCCGTCGTCGTCTTCGCCGTGAGCGGCCTGAGCGACAAGGGTCAGGACAGCGCGTGCAAGATCGACAAGCGCACGCTGGCCACCAGCGAAGAGGCGTCGTTCGCCAAGGACGGCGGCTACCGCAGCGAGGCCGATCTCGTCAGCGCCGGCCTGCTTGACGCGGAGTCGGACTATCACGACATCACCCTGACGGGCACGTCGCCAGCGGCTACCGCTTACACCATCTCCGCTGCAACGACTGGCCCGAAGGCCGGGAAGTGCGCGTAGTTCAGCACTAACCAAGGTTCACTGAAGAAGGGCCCGGCTTCGGCCGGGTCCTTCTTCGCGTCTATCGACGCAGACCGCGCTTGGTTGGCACGGGTTCGCCGGCGGGCTTGGCGTTTGGGTTCGTTATCTCGTGCGGGTGCATGCTGCGGGCCACCGCGTCGTCGAACGTGATCACACCGTCTCGCACGAGCTCGTCGAGCCGGGCCTCGAGCGTCTGCATGCCGTCGCGCTGACCGGTGGCAACCGTGTTTCGGATCTGGCGGCTTTTGCCTTCACGGATCAAGTTCTTGACGGCGTTCGTGCCTACGAGAATTTCGATGGCGGCCACGCGCCCGCCGCCGATGCGCGGCACAAGCGTCTGGTACAGCATGCCGACGAGCGTGTTGGCGAGCTGCAATCGAATCTGCTGCTGCTCTTCACCGGGGAACACGTCGACGATGCGGTCGACCGCCTGCGCGGTGTCGTTGGCGTGCAACGTGGCGAACACCAAGTGGCCGGTCTCAGCGATGGTGAGCGCGTTCTGGATTGACTCGAGGTCGCGCATTTCGCCGACAAGCACGACGTCGGGGTCTTCGCGCAGGACGGCGCGCAAGGCCAGGGGAAAGCTCTCGGTGTCTTCGCCGATCTCGCGTTGCTCCACTGCCGCCACCGCGTGCGTGTGGATGTACTCGATCGGGTCTTCGATCGTGATGATGTGGCACGGCCGGTTGCGGTTGATGTGGCCGATCATGGAAGCGAGGGTGGTCGACTTACCCGAGCCGGTGGCGCCGATGACGAGCACGAATCCCTGCGGCAGCATCGCCCACTCTTCGACAATCGGGGGCAGGCCGAGCTCGTCGAAGGTCGGCACCTTGTTCGGGATGACGCGCAGGGCCATCGCCAGTGTGCCCTTCTGGCGGAAGGCGTTCACGCGCACGCGCGCGCGATCGCGGTAGCTGAACGAGAAGTCCAGCTGCTTGGCCTTCTTGAACCGTGCCTTCAACTCCATGTCCATGATGCCCATCACGAGTTGCTGCGTGATCTCCGCGGAGTACACCGGCTCGCCCGGCAGCGGACGCAGAGAGCCGTCGACGCGCATCAGCGGTGGGGAAGCCGCAGTGATGAGCAAGTCCGAACCCTTCTCTTCCCACATGACGTCGAGAAGTCTTGCGACGGCTTCTACTTGCGCTTTGGCCACGCGTCGAGGTTATGCGGCGTCGATAGCCTCACACCGTGACCGCCGTCGTCCTCGTGTTCGCCGCGCTGTTCGGCCTCGCCTTCGGCTCCTTCCTCAACGTCGCGGTCTACCGGTTGCCGCGGCACGAGTCGCTCAGCGATCCGCCGTCGCGTTGCCCCGAATGCGGGACGGCGATCGCGTGGCGCGACAACATCCCGGTCGTGTCGTGGTTGCTTCTACGCGGACGCTGCCGGGCGTGCCGCGCACCGATCTCAGCGCGCTACCCGCTGATCGAGGCCGCGACGGCGCTCGTATTTGTGGCCGCCGCCGCGCTCGCGCTCAGTGTGTGAGGATCGTCCAGGACTCGACCTTTGCCTTGTATCCCGGGCTGATGTTGTTGTCGGTGTCGTGATCGACCACGCGCACCATCGACCGCAGCGCCGGCACGCCGCCCGACGTACACGGCTTGTCCGGGCAAGCGACGAACAGCATCTCGCGATCTGCGCCTACGACGTTGCCGTAGTCGGGTGAATAGATGATCGGGTCGGTGAACTGAGCGTTGGGGAACACCTCGAGATCGATCGTGCGGGCGATGATCCCGCGGCTGACCACTTGGAAGTTCACCTGTTTGTTCGTCATGTCGACGGCGGCCAGGGGGGCGTAGACCGTGCCGTGGACGATCATCACGCCGTCGACGTCGATGAACGCGCAGCCGCTACCGGGATATGGCGTTGCCGAAACGCAGCCGTTCTGCGCCACGAGCTGTCCGTTGGGTGTCTCGACTCCGTAGATGGCGATCTGCTGGCGGTTGCCGGAAACGGGCGAGCAGATCTCGA
Proteins encoded in this window:
- a CDS encoding type IV pilus twitching motility protein PilT, encoding MAKAQVEAVARLLDVMWEEKGSDLLITAASPPLMRVDGSLRPLPGEPVYSAEITQQLVMGIMDMELKARFKKAKQLDFSFSYRDRARVRVNAFRQKGTLAMALRVIPNKVPTFDELGLPPIVEEWAMLPQGFVLVIGATGSGKSTTLASMIGHINRNRPCHIITIEDPIEYIHTHAVAAVEQREIGEDTESFPLALRAVLREDPDVVLVGEMRDLESIQNALTIAETGHLVFATLHANDTAQAVDRIVDVFPGEEQQQIRLQLANTLVGMLYQTLVPRIGGGRVAAIEILVGTNAVKNLIREGKSRQIRNTVATGQRDGMQTLEARLDELVRDGVITFDDAVARSMHPHEITNPNAKPAGEPVPTKRGLRR
- a CDS encoding NAD-binding protein; this encodes MRAVVIGAGIGGLTASIALARAGYEVVVVERDDTPMPSDVEGAFAWDRRGAPQVRHTHGFPALIRATLRDHFPDVLTALLDAGVREVSVLPAAVTPDVADYERHKEDLQVLATRRTTLEFVLRRCALGERGVEFVTGAAVEGLAVGDGAVRGIRLHSDVIEGDVVVAASGRRCAAPAWFAEHGLHVEEEEHPTGTIYLSRFYRSDEAPMGYVGGRRAGLGFVVAGADNGAYSATLAVPADDAELRAHLLDEDHFEAVLPLFKEMRPVVERQGEPLTGVQTMGGLINRIRRYPRLDGFFAIGDSHTCTNPLYGRGSSLAVLQAVLVRDALEGGEDYEAASQRRVEPWYEMSLLTDKPEAANLSGFDLQSMRRATVSDDPEVAVQMTRMMSLLTTPTELFSDPALVARLQAAGEPKPKPPPAKVLTRDDFLRAGA
- a CDS encoding amidohydrolase family protein gives rise to the protein MIVDAWVNLFPARFAAQWAAQKENAGAANLFGDLSKGSEVDGLVAAMDDAGVDTGVLTSGLRAPDAAHRKGMFAAEDFLAVADAHPGRFLVSATVDKAATPTANAARVRELAQHDRVVMIRVTPLVEQYDLNHRLYYPVYAACEEAGLPVSINIGVPGPQVRSACQHPQLLEDILIDFPNLAVVGAHMGHPYESLVMQYMLKWPNLFLMTSAYLATYMDPALVSFMNSSRGRGRVWFASDHPVLPTKKALDAARALPLSDEAMSEFLGASAARVLARH
- a CDS encoding HNH endonuclease signature motif containing protein produces the protein MNEFLVSGLRKLVEKTADEFDPALLSPLAATRAIEEWAAIEKLACAQKLLTAARAEDVGLDAEGIVADSSGVPTGAARKQTKAARQAKGKTRDAFDRGKLSPTQAGAIADAVAANPDAEDSLLELAARASTTELLNECERVRREASDDSSLAARQRAARFMRTWKDRLGMTRGSFALEPLLGAKLVAELEARAQRLFREQARGGGTPDTLEHRLADALAGMIGDLGGRRRGPRTVVRLIATKEAVERGYLLPDEKCETAEGDHVPLSVLDEALQEKDTLVQEVIDASKIITYKKYIPKRIRDALESIGVCCSVPGCGRTKRLQIDHTHERRDGGPTTLANLGWLCPYHHRLKTARLYDLWHDEQGWHWESRRARAPDAVVG
- a CDS encoding type II secretion system protein; this translates as MKRMRNERGFTLIELLVVIVILGILAAVVVFAVSGLSDKGQDSACKIDKRTLATSEEASFAKDGGYRSEADLVSAGLLDAESDYHDITLTGTSPAATAYTISAATTGPKAGKCA
- a CDS encoding prepilin peptidase, with the translated sequence MTAVVLVFAALFGLAFGSFLNVAVYRLPRHESLSDPPSRCPECGTAIAWRDNIPVVSWLLLRGRCRACRAPISARYPLIEAATALVFVAAAALALSV